In Sphingomicrobium sediminis, the genomic window CGATCGCTTTCGAAACTGGCACCCGGCACGCCATAGCGCGCGCCATCTTCCGGCAGGCGGTCGATCCAGAAGCGGTCATCCTCGTGCGGTCCCTCGATCGGCACGCCCAATTCCTTGGCGAGCACGCCGGCCTGGCCGCAATGGTCGATATGGCCATGGGTGAGGATGATCTTCTCCAGCTGAGCGCCCGATTGGTCGAGCGCCGACTTCAGCCGGTCGAGATCGCCGCCCGGATCGCAGAAAGCCGCCTTGTTGGTCTTGGTACACCACAGAAGCGTGCAATTCTGCTGGAGCGGCGTCACCGGGATGATGGCGGCCTTCATGGGCGGTTCGATGGGATCGGTCATGGCGGGCGGGCTTAGTCCTCAAGCGGCGCCATGTCGATGAGCGGATCGGTGCTACGCTTCATGTCGCGGCTGACCGCCTCGGCCTCGCGCATGACGCGCAGGACGTTGCCGCCGACCAGCTTGGCGAGATTTTCATCGCTCCAGCCGCGCGCGACGAGTTCGGCCAGCAAGTCGGGATAATCGTCGACCGAATCGAGGCCGGCGACGGTCATGCTGATGCCGTCGAGGTCGCCGCCAATGCCGACATGGTCGTAGCCGGCCACCTTGGCGACATGCTCGATATGGTCGGCAACGTCGGAAATGGTGGCGGTGGGGGCGGGATTGGCCTCCATCCACGCATCTAGTGCGGCGCGGCCTTCCTCGCTCGGCTGACCGTCGACCATCGGATATTGCTCCATCAGTCGTTCGATCTCTGCGCTGCGACGCTCGCTCCATGCGCCGACATCGGCATTCACGAATTGGGGCACGAAGGTGACCATGACGACGCCGCCATTATCCTTGAGGCGCAGAAGCACATCGTCGGGCACGTTGCGGACATGGTCGGTGACGCCGCGCGCCGAAGAGTGGCTGAAGATGACCGGGGCCGAGGTAACGTCGAGCGTGTCGTGCATGGCATCGGGGGTCACGTGGCTCAGATCGACCAGCATGCCGACGCGGTTCATCTCGCGGATGACCTGCTTGCCGAAATCGGACAGCCCGCCATGGACGGGATCGTCGGTGGCGCTGTCGGCCCAGCCGGTCGTGCGGCTGTGAGTCAGGGTCATGTAGATGGCACCGAGCCGCTTGAACTGGCGCAGTGCGGCGATGTTGCCGCCAATCTGGTGCCCGCCTTCGATGCCGGCCATCGAGGCGATACGGCCGCTGTCGAACACTTCCATTACCTCGTCGGCGTCATGGGCCCAACCGAAATCGCGCGGATAGGCCTCGACCAGGCGGTCGACGATATCGATCTGGTCGATGGTGGTGCGGATGGCCTCGTCGCCGGTCGTGTTGGCGGAGATGTAGACCGACCACATTTGCGCACCGACGCGGCCGGCATGCATGCCCTCGATATCGGTCATGTAGGGCGTGTCGGCCTCGAGATCGTCGATCGCCCGGTTGGCGCGAAAGCGCAGCGCGATGGGCAAATCGTTATGCCCGTCGATGAGCGGCGTTTCTGCCAGGATGCGCTCGATCCGCGCGGCGGCGTCGGGATCGATCCCGTCGGCAGCCATGGGGGGATGCGCCGCGGCGAGCGCGGCGGCGGTCGACTGAGGGGTCGACGCGACCAGGGCCGCGGCGAGAGTGAGGTTCAACAAATCTATTCTCCCGCTTCGTCTTCGAGCATCAGGTCCTGCCAGAACGCGATGGCAGCCCAGCCATAATAGTCGGCATTTTCCTTCTTGCGGAAGCCATGGCCTTCATTTTCGCCGACGAGATACCAGACGTCCTGCCCGTTGGCGCGGACGCGTTCGACCAGCTGGTCGGCCTCCGATTTGGGTACGCGCGGGTCGTTGGCGCCCTGGATGACGAAGAGCGGGTCCTCGACTTCCTCGATGCGATTGAGGGGCGAGATTTCCTCGAGCTTGGCGCGCTGTTCGGGATCGCGCTCATCGCCATATTCGGCACGGCGAAGGTCGCGGCGATAATCTTGCGTATTTTCGAGGAAGGTGACGAAGTTGGAGATGGCGACGTTGCATTCCGCGCCGACCAGGCGGTCCTTATAGGCGAGGATGGAGGCGTAGCACATATAGCCGCCATAGGAGCCGCCGCGCACGCCGATGGCATCGCCGTCGATTGCCGGATCGGCCTGCAGCGCATCGAGGAAGGCGCCGATATCCTTGACGCTGTCCTCGCGCAGGAAAGGCCCGTTATCGAGGCTGACGAAGCGGCGCCCAAACCCGGTCGAGCCGCGCACATTGGGATAGAACATGCCGATACCGAGCTCGTTCAGATAATAGTTGCGGCTGCCGAGGAAGCCGGGGCGATACTGGCCTTCCGGCCCGCCATGGATCGACACGATCAGCGGGCGCTCGCCGGGGAATTTGGCGGGATCAGGGCGATAGAGCCAGCCGGTGACCTTTTCGCCGTCGAAGCTTTCGACTTCGACCAGTTCGGCGCCGACATTGGCTTCGGGGTCGAGACCGCCGGTTTCCGACTTGGTCCAGCGGGTGACCTCGAACGTGTCGGGGTTGATCGAATAGGCATCGGACGGGCTGGTCGCGCTGGTGAAAGTGAAGCCCAGCGGCCCCCAGGGCGCGAAGTCGACGCCGCCGATAAGGCCCGGCGGCAGCGTGTCGACGCGGCGTTCCTCGCCAGTGGCGATGTCGTAGAACCAGAGCTGGCTCGACCCGCGTTCGTTGGTGACGACCGCGAGCATCGTCTTTTCCTCGTTGATATCGAGGCTGGTCACTTCCCAGCCGCCGAAATCGCCGATCGGCGCGAAGTCGCCGGTTGAGACGTCCATCGTGCCGAGCCGCTTGATGTCGCTGTCGATATCGGCGGCGATGAACCAATTTCCGTCAGCGGCCTCGGCGGCGCCACCGAACGCCCAGTCGGGCCCTTCAGGATCGCGCACCGCCATGAGCTCGCCCGTGGCGAGGTCGATCATGTAGAGGTCCATGTTGGTGACCGACGTATATTTGACGACGATGGCGTGGGTGCCGGCCTCGTTGAAGCCGCCCGGAAACCAGCCGACGCCCGGCGCTTCGAAGATCATCCGGCTGGTCGAGGGATCGTTGGGGTCCATCATATAGATGTCGCCGTCGCGCCCGTTACGCTTGGTCGAGGAGTAGAGGATCTGCGTGCCTTCCTCGTTCCAGCCGCCTAGGCCATTGCGGCTCTCGCCGTCGGTTAGGAGCACGAGATTGCCGTTTTCCCAGCGATAGAGCTGCGAGAATTCGCTGCCGCCGGCATCCTTTGAAATGACGATGGTCGATCCGGTAGGGTCGATCGAGCCGCCGACGGGTTCGGCCTCGAAGGTCAGCTGCTGGCGCATGCCCAACGGCATGGCGACTTTGTGCAGCTGGCTCACATTGCCGAAGCGCGTGCCGATCAGCATCGAGCGGTCGCTGGCATCCCAGCCGCGGAAACCGGCGGTGCGATATTCCTGGTAGGGGCGCGTCGCCTCGACGATCTCGATCGGAATGTCGGGCATGCCCGAGGTTGTGAGTTCGGCAGGCTTGGCCGCGACCTGCGCCATGGCAGGCGAGGCGGCGAGGGTGACGGCGGTGGTGGCGAGCAAGGCAGCAAGGCGCATTTTTGTAGGTCCCCTGATTGTCGAAACGATCGCGGGAGAGCAAACCAGAGCCGGGGCGAGGGGGCAAGGCGAAGCGACCGCCCTTCGTCGAAAGCTTGTGACCTTGCTCGCGGACCGCCATGAGGGCGGATATGTGGATGCTGTTCGACGATGCCCGTCCGGTGCCGGAGCGCGCGTGCCTGCGCTTTGCCGAGCCGTCGGACGTCATCATCGCACGCGAGCATGACGAGGTAAGGCGTGCACTCGACCGGCTGCGCGAGGCATTGCGCGCCGGGCATCATGTCGCGGGGTACATGGCCTATGAGGCGGGCTTCGCGCTCGATCCCGCTCTCGCCGGGATGCACCGCAGCGATGGGCAGCCGCTCTTGCTGTTCGGCCTGTTCGATGCGCCCGAGCGGCTGTCGCAGCGCGAGCGGGCGGACTTGCTGGCCGGGGCCGGGCGGGCTTCGCTAAATCCCTTCACGCCGCGTATCTCGAAGCAGGATTACGAGGCGGCGGCGACGACGGTGCGTGAGGCGCTCTTTGCCGGCGATTATTACCAGGCCAACCTGACCTTCGGTTGCAATTTGCTGGCGGGCGGGGAGCCGCTGGCGCTCTATGCCAAGCTTGCAGCTTCCGGCGGTGGCGGCTGGGGCGGCGTGCTGGTGCATGACGATGGCGCACTGGTTTCCCTGTCGCCTGAACTCTTCTTCACGCTGAAAGACGGGACGCTATCGGCGCGGCCGATGAAGGGCACCGCGCCGCGCCGCGCCGATCCCGAAGCGGACGAGGCCGAACGCGTCGCGTTGATGAGCGATGAAAAGCAGCGCGCCGAAAACCTCATGATTGTTGATCTGTTGCGAAACGATCTGGCGCGTGTGGCGGAGACGGGAAGCGTCACCGTGCCCGATCTCTTCACCGTCGAGATCTATCCAACCGTCCACCAGATGGTGAGCCGGATCGAAGCGCGGATCGGCGAGGGGCTGGATGCCGTCGACGCGCTGGAGAAGCTGTTTCCCTGCGGGTCGGTGACCGGCGCGCCGAAGATTGCGGCGATGCGGGCCTTGGTCGATCTCGAACCCGAGCCGCGCGGCGCCTATACCGGGTCCATGGGCTGGATTGCCCCGGGCGTTAACGGCGCAGCGGGGGACGCGGCATTTAACGTCTTAATCCGGACAATCCAGATTGATGCCGCGCGGGCACAGGCGCGGATCGGATTGGGATCGGGGCTTGTCGTGGACTCAAAGCCCGCGCAGGAGTGGGCCGAATGTTTGCTTAAGGGGGCGTTCGTCAATCGCGTGACGCAGAAATACGACCTTATCGAAACGATGCGCTACGATCCCGTCGAAGGGATCCATGCGCTCGAGGATCATCTCTTGAGGATGAAGGTGTCGGCGGGCGAACTGGGCTTCGCCTATGACCGCCATGATGCCCGAAACGAGCTGCAGGCGGCGACGTTCGGACAGAAGGAAGCCTCGATGGTGCGGCTGCTGACCGGACCGGGCGGCGCGATGGCGATCGAGGTCAAGCCGATGCCGCCCGCGCCGAGCGAACCGGTCGATGTGCTGGTCAAACCGCTGCCGGTCGATCCGCGCGACTTCCGGCTTCGCCACAAGACGTCGGACCGCGATTTCTACGATGACGCGCGCGAGCCCGATCGGGCCTTCGAGACGATTTTCGAGCGCGAGGACGGGCTGCTGACCGAGGGCAGTTTCACCAGCATTTTCGCCGAAAAGCATGGCCAGCTCACGACGCCGCCTCTGTCGCTGGGGCTCATCCCCGGCATCCTGCGCGGCCAGCTCCTGTCCGAAGGCCGCGCGGTCGAGGGCGTGCTGACGCGCAGCGACCTGGAAGACGGTTTCTGGATCGGCAATTCGGC contains:
- a CDS encoding MBL fold metallo-hydrolase, which produces MTDPIEPPMKAAIIPVTPLQQNCTLLWCTKTNKAAFCDPGGDLDRLKSALDQSGAQLEKIILTHGHIDHCGQAGVLAKELGVPIEGPHEDDRFWIDRLPEDGARYGVPGASFESDRWLVDGDEVTVGELTFSVHHCPGHTPGHVVFYNAESQLALVGDVLFKGSIGRTDFPRGNHQDLLDAITTKLWPLGNDTRFVPGHGPMSTFGAERASNPFVGDAALQKG
- the pabB gene encoding aminodeoxychorismate synthase component I; translated protein: MRADMWMLFDDARPVPERACLRFAEPSDVIIAREHDEVRRALDRLREALRAGHHVAGYMAYEAGFALDPALAGMHRSDGQPLLLFGLFDAPERLSQRERADLLAGAGRASLNPFTPRISKQDYEAAATTVREALFAGDYYQANLTFGCNLLAGGEPLALYAKLAASGGGGWGGVLVHDDGALVSLSPELFFTLKDGTLSARPMKGTAPRRADPEADEAERVALMSDEKQRAENLMIVDLLRNDLARVAETGSVTVPDLFTVEIYPTVHQMVSRIEARIGEGLDAVDALEKLFPCGSVTGAPKIAAMRALVDLEPEPRGAYTGSMGWIAPGVNGAAGDAAFNVLIRTIQIDAARAQARIGLGSGLVVDSKPAQEWAECLLKGAFVNRVTQKYDLIETMRYDPVEGIHALEDHLLRMKVSAGELGFAYDRHDARNELQAATFGQKEASMVRLLTGPGGAMAIEVKPMPPAPSEPVDVLVKPLPVDPRDFRLRHKTSDRDFYDDAREPDRAFETIFEREDGLLTEGSFTSIFAEKHGQLTTPPLSLGLIPGILRGQLLSEGRAVEGVLTRSDLEDGFWIGNSARGLIAARLAD
- a CDS encoding dipeptidase; this encodes MLNLTLAAALVASTPQSTAAALAAAHPPMAADGIDPDAAARIERILAETPLIDGHNDLPIALRFRANRAIDDLEADTPYMTDIEGMHAGRVGAQMWSVYISANTTGDEAIRTTIDQIDIVDRLVEAYPRDFGWAHDADEVMEVFDSGRIASMAGIEGGHQIGGNIAALRQFKRLGAIYMTLTHSRTTGWADSATDDPVHGGLSDFGKQVIREMNRVGMLVDLSHVTPDAMHDTLDVTSAPVIFSHSSARGVTDHVRNVPDDVLLRLKDNGGVVMVTFVPQFVNADVGAWSERRSAEIERLMEQYPMVDGQPSEEGRAALDAWMEANPAPTATISDVADHIEHVAKVAGYDHVGIGGDLDGISMTVAGLDSVDDYPDLLAELVARGWSDENLAKLVGGNVLRVMREAEAVSRDMKRSTDPLIDMAPLED
- a CDS encoding S9 family peptidase, whose protein sequence is MRLAALLATTAVTLAASPAMAQVAAKPAELTTSGMPDIPIEIVEATRPYQEYRTAGFRGWDASDRSMLIGTRFGNVSQLHKVAMPLGMRQQLTFEAEPVGGSIDPTGSTIVISKDAGGSEFSQLYRWENGNLVLLTDGESRNGLGGWNEEGTQILYSSTKRNGRDGDIYMMDPNDPSTSRMIFEAPGVGWFPGGFNEAGTHAIVVKYTSVTNMDLYMIDLATGELMAVRDPEGPDWAFGGAAEAADGNWFIAADIDSDIKRLGTMDVSTGDFAPIGDFGGWEVTSLDINEEKTMLAVVTNERGSSQLWFYDIATGEERRVDTLPPGLIGGVDFAPWGPLGFTFTSATSPSDAYSINPDTFEVTRWTKSETGGLDPEANVGAELVEVESFDGEKVTGWLYRPDPAKFPGERPLIVSIHGGPEGQYRPGFLGSRNYYLNELGIGMFYPNVRGSTGFGRRFVSLDNGPFLREDSVKDIGAFLDALQADPAIDGDAIGVRGGSYGGYMCYASILAYKDRLVGAECNVAISNFVTFLENTQDYRRDLRRAEYGDERDPEQRAKLEEISPLNRIEEVEDPLFVIQGANDPRVPKSEADQLVERVRANGQDVWYLVGENEGHGFRKKENADYYGWAAIAFWQDLMLEDEAGE